In Zingiber officinale cultivar Zhangliang chromosome 1A, Zo_v1.1, whole genome shotgun sequence, the DNA window TTTACATCAGAAACCAAAGAAGGCACTAAAGGAGATAACCAAAGATTTATGCCCAGTTGAGACCACTTATAAATATTCAAAGTTTCAGTCATTTAGATTGTCAGTAACGAACTGTTTTTTTGGTTTGATTTGGTTTTCAGGTTCTTAGCATACAACAGTTATACAGAATCAGTACTATGTACTGGGATGACAAGTATGGCACGCAGAGTGTTACATCAGAGGTCTGATTTCACTTAGATATGTTCTTAAGTTgcattctgtttatatatatatatatatatcacatgcATAATTTTCATATTCACAATGGAATAGCTAAGTGTGGTACCAACTAAGTTTGTGTGGGGACAAAATAGAGAGCAATTAAGGCACCAAGACGGGGCCAGTCTAGTGAAGCAATAATGGTGCGTTTCTAGCATCTAGTAATATTCTTGTTGACATAACCAACTGATGGAAGACAATTGGGAATAAATATATTGGCCTATACCAAGTCTTCCATCTCATAGCTTGCCTTTGGGACAAATGGTATCAACCTTATTTTGCAATGACTTCAAACTGTTCTGTTGCACTTTTAGGTCTTTCCAAGTAATGACgtagagtttttttttccttttcaattttaTAGATCATTTCAAGTATGAGACTTGTGATGGCCGAGGGTTCAAATAATTCTTCCAATAATTCTTTCTTGTTAGATGATGATTCCAGGTAGGCCTTAAGCTTTTTCTTCCTCTGTTCTACATATTAGTTACTATAAATTAGATTTACATTCTCCTTTGATGCAGCATTCCATTTTTGGTCGATGATATCTCAAAGTCAATGACAGAAATAGATATAGCAGATATCGATCCACCGCCTTTCCTTTGTCAGAGTTCGGGCTTTGCATTTTTGGCACAATGAAAGTAGCAAATGTTACCCTCCTGTTTATCCACTGCTAATCCCCCTGTGCCTGTGCATAAATTTCTGCCTTCCATCCTGTCCATATCATCAAGTAAACAGGGTAGTATTATAGCAGATATAATAtcattcttttatgatatgatctacACATGCACATTATAAACAATATACAATAAGCAATGCTGATATACGGTgaatttacttctttacttatttcttgttttacttgacGTATTATTGAGCATCCTCATCCATATATTATAGGCCTTGAAAATTATATACAGTTATATATTGACCATAATATTAGTAATTTGATTATCAGGTTGATCTCATAGTTCTGTTGGTTCTAAAGGAAATTTATTCTTTGTCACTTTTTATACGTACAAGAGTTTTGGATTGTTTAGGGGAGAGAATTACAAGTCAGAAAAGCTCAAGTTCTTAAGTGGATATA includes these proteins:
- the LOC122001057 gene encoding myosin-9-like encodes the protein MYWDDKYGTQSVTSEIISSMRLVMAEGSNNSSNNSFLLDDDSSIPFLVDDISKSMTEIDIADIDPPPFLCQSSGFAFLAQ